In one Suricata suricatta isolate VVHF042 chromosome 9, meerkat_22Aug2017_6uvM2_HiC, whole genome shotgun sequence genomic region, the following are encoded:
- the ZC2HC1C gene encoding zinc finger C2HC domain-containing protein 1C isoform X4: MAGLQLAPRLPVGVMLPYNKAEAPGLLSAKQAPCDNGDSSQRSSMGPLRNNFQQKVLSHKERTLENFSTPSKWNTYSKARSYSYPQCVGISQQDSRSNPQGQVKGWFYSSDPQSWYPKADNQEFIPFTKKRVGVDRAYPLKPVFHRKFHSTSGAAIDGDQNVSPRPPEPRGFPYSSVGSRNWVNSSGARAVAATREERAMADPTRTEWVQIQRLEAAGESLQEEIRRKETLLREKLKKTEEELRRIQKEKEQAKENENRGLQRMTLPRKGVKGNSNTTYKSTFTPEFGAEEVFSRHRREDETRGWPQENSSPLQFSDDGIQKLKRERLVASNNKIRELVLESPKEFSQSLEVPGSALQGSTSNSSLPTAPDSSVSTCSTEEPELGECRHCGRKFLLLRLERHSNVCSRVQSSKRKVFDSSKARAKGTELEQFLNWKGPASVKADPPRKSNWRQKHESFIRTLRQAREVQQVIAKGGRAAHSQV, translated from the exons ATGGCTGGACTCCAGTTGGCGCCGCGTCTGCCTGTGGGCGTTATGCTCCCATATAATAAAGCAGAAGCTCCAGGACTCCTCTCAGCTAAGCAAGCGCCCTGTGACAACGGTGACTCTTCTCAGCGGTCCTCAATGGGGCCCCTGAGGAACAATTTCCAGCAGAAGGTTTTGAGCCACAAAGAGCGGACGCTGGAGAACTTCTCCACTCCCTCCAAATGGAACACGTACAGCAAAGCTCGGAGCTACTCCTATCCCCAGTGTGTTGGAATCAGCCAGCAAGATTCAAGAAGCAATCCCCAGGGCCAAGTGAAGGGTTGGTTTTACTCATCAGATCCTCAGTCCTGGTATCCCAAAGCAGATAACCAGGAATTCATCCCCTTTACAAAGAAGCGAGTTGGGGTGGACCGGGCATACCCACTGAAACCTGTGTTCCACAGGAAGTTTCATAGTACAAGTGGGGCTGCCATTGATGGGGACCAGAATGTCTCTCCAAGACCCCCGGAACCAAGAGGCTTTCCATACAGCAGTGTTGGCTCAAGGAACTGGGTGAATTCCTCTGGGGCTCGTGCTGTTGCTGCCACACGGGAGGAGAGGGCCATGGCAGATCCCACCAGGACTGAATGGGTGCAGATCCAAAGACTAGAAGCTGCAGGGGAGAGCTTACAGGAGGAAATCCGAAGAAAAGAGACCCTCCTAAGGGAAAAGctgaagaagacagaggaggaaCTCAGAAGgatccagaaagaaaaggaacaagcTAAGGAGAATGAAAACAGAGGGCTACAGAGAATGACACTCCCCAGGAAGGGAGTTAAAGGTAATAGCAACACCACATACAAGTCCACCTTCACCCCAGAATTTGGGGCTGAGGAGGTCTTCAGTAGACACAGGAGAGAGGATGAAACTAGAGGATGGCCTCAAGAAAATTCTAGTCCACTCCAGTTCTCTGATGATGGAATACAGAAGCTCAAAAGGGAGAGACTGGTGGCAAGCAATAACAAAATCCGAGAGTTGGTCTTGGAGTCACCAAAAGAGTTTTCTCAGTCTTTAGAAGTGCCAGGCAGTGCTCTACAGGGATCCACCAGCAATTCTAGTCTGCCGACGGCACCAGACTCCTCAGTTTCCACCTGTTCTACTGAAGAGCCAGAACTTGGCGAATGTAGGCATTGTGGACGCAAGTTTCTCTTGCTCAGGCTGGAGAGACACTCCAATGTCTGCAGCAGGGTGCAGAGTTCGAAGAGGAAAGTGTTTGACTCCTCCAAGGCCCGGGCCAAGGGCACAGAACTAGAGCAGTTCTTGAACTGGAAGGGACCAGCCTCAGTCAAG GCTGACCCTCCTCGGAAGAGCAACTGGAGACAGAAGCACGAGTCGTTCATCCGTACCCTCCGTCAGGCTCGAGAGGTCCAGCAGGTCATTGCCAAAG GTGGCCGAGCGGCACATTCCCAAGTGTAA
- the ACYP1 gene encoding acylphosphatase-1 isoform X1 encodes MLPDPRVCPSLAKDRAPRCALESFSRRIPVSAHLAGVGLLIAFLSTLGCFVRAPGMSMNMADGDTLISVDYEIFGKVQGVFFRKYTQAEGKKLGLVGWVQNTDEGTVQGQLQGPISKVRHMQEWLETRGSPKSHIDRANFRNEKIILKLDYSDFQIVK; translated from the exons ATGCTCCCAGACCCTAGGGTGTGCCCTTCTCTGGCAAAAGACAGAGCCCCTAGATGTGCCTTGGAGTCGTTCAGCCGCAGGATTCCGGTGTCCGCCCACTTAGCGGGAGTGGGCCTGCTGATAGCCTTTCTTAGCACGCTCGGCTGCTTTGTACGGGCCCCAG GTATGAGTATGAACATGGCAGACGGGGACACCCTGATATCAGTGGATTATGAAATTTTTGGGAAGGTCCAAGGGGTGTTTTTCCGCAAGTACACTCAG GCTGAGGGTAAAAAGCTGGGATTGGTTGGCTGGGTCCAGAACACTGACGAGGGCACAGTGCAAGGACAACTGCAAGGTCCCATCTCTAAAGTACGTCATATGCAGGAATGGCTTGAGACAAGAGGAAGTCCCAAGTCACACATCGATAGAGCAAACTTCAGGAATGAGAAAATCATCTTAAAGCTGGATTACTCAGATTTCCAGATTGTGAAATAA
- the ZC2HC1C gene encoding zinc finger C2HC domain-containing protein 1C isoform X3, with protein sequence MAGLQLAPRLPVGVMLPYNKAEAPGLLSAKQAPCDNGDSSQRSSMGPLRNNFQQKVLSHKERTLENFSTPSKWNTYSKARSYSYPQCVGISQQDSRSNPQGQVKGWFYSSDPQSWYPKADNQEFIPFTKKRVGVDRAYPLKPVFHRKFHSTSGAAIDGDQNVSPRPPEPRGFPYSSVGSRNWVNSSGARAVAATREERAMADPTRTEWVQIQRLEAAGESLQEEIRRKETLLREKLKKTEEELRRIQKEKEQAKENENRGLQRMTLPRKGVKGNSNTTYKSTFTPEFGAEEVFSRHRREDETRGWPQENSSPLQFSDDGIQKLKRERLVASNNKIRELVLESPKEFSQSLEVPGSALQGSTSNSSLPTAPDSSVSTCSTEEPELGECRHCGRKFLLLRLERHSNVCSRVQSSKRKVFDSSKARAKGTELEQFLNWKGPASVKVTRLTLLGRATGDRSTSRSSVPSVRLERSSRSLPKVAERHIPKCKTIKNRPPPPRRHYS encoded by the exons ATGGCTGGACTCCAGTTGGCGCCGCGTCTGCCTGTGGGCGTTATGCTCCCATATAATAAAGCAGAAGCTCCAGGACTCCTCTCAGCTAAGCAAGCGCCCTGTGACAACGGTGACTCTTCTCAGCGGTCCTCAATGGGGCCCCTGAGGAACAATTTCCAGCAGAAGGTTTTGAGCCACAAAGAGCGGACGCTGGAGAACTTCTCCACTCCCTCCAAATGGAACACGTACAGCAAAGCTCGGAGCTACTCCTATCCCCAGTGTGTTGGAATCAGCCAGCAAGATTCAAGAAGCAATCCCCAGGGCCAAGTGAAGGGTTGGTTTTACTCATCAGATCCTCAGTCCTGGTATCCCAAAGCAGATAACCAGGAATTCATCCCCTTTACAAAGAAGCGAGTTGGGGTGGACCGGGCATACCCACTGAAACCTGTGTTCCACAGGAAGTTTCATAGTACAAGTGGGGCTGCCATTGATGGGGACCAGAATGTCTCTCCAAGACCCCCGGAACCAAGAGGCTTTCCATACAGCAGTGTTGGCTCAAGGAACTGGGTGAATTCCTCTGGGGCTCGTGCTGTTGCTGCCACACGGGAGGAGAGGGCCATGGCAGATCCCACCAGGACTGAATGGGTGCAGATCCAAAGACTAGAAGCTGCAGGGGAGAGCTTACAGGAGGAAATCCGAAGAAAAGAGACCCTCCTAAGGGAAAAGctgaagaagacagaggaggaaCTCAGAAGgatccagaaagaaaaggaacaagcTAAGGAGAATGAAAACAGAGGGCTACAGAGAATGACACTCCCCAGGAAGGGAGTTAAAGGTAATAGCAACACCACATACAAGTCCACCTTCACCCCAGAATTTGGGGCTGAGGAGGTCTTCAGTAGACACAGGAGAGAGGATGAAACTAGAGGATGGCCTCAAGAAAATTCTAGTCCACTCCAGTTCTCTGATGATGGAATACAGAAGCTCAAAAGGGAGAGACTGGTGGCAAGCAATAACAAAATCCGAGAGTTGGTCTTGGAGTCACCAAAAGAGTTTTCTCAGTCTTTAGAAGTGCCAGGCAGTGCTCTACAGGGATCCACCAGCAATTCTAGTCTGCCGACGGCACCAGACTCCTCAGTTTCCACCTGTTCTACTGAAGAGCCAGAACTTGGCGAATGTAGGCATTGTGGACGCAAGTTTCTCTTGCTCAGGCTGGAGAGACACTCCAATGTCTGCAGCAGGGTGCAGAGTTCGAAGAGGAAAGTGTTTGACTCCTCCAAGGCCCGGGCCAAGGGCACAGAACTAGAGCAGTTCTTGAACTGGAAGGGACCAGCCTCAGTCAAGGTAACAAG GCTGACCCTCCTCGGAAGAGCAACTGGAGACAGAAGCACGAGTCGTTCATCCGTACCCTCCGTCAGGCTCGAGAGGTCCAGCAGGTCATTGCCAAAG GTGGCCGAGCGGCACATTCCCAAGTGTAAGACCATCAAGAACCGGCCTCCACCTCCAAGGAGGCATTACAGTTGA
- the ZC2HC1C gene encoding zinc finger C2HC domain-containing protein 1C isoform X1 codes for MAGLQLAPRLPVGVMLPYNKAEAPGLLSAKQAPCDNGDSSQRSSMGPLRNNFQQKVLSHKERTLENFSTPSKWNTYSKARSYSYPQCVGISQQDSRSNPQGQVKGWFYSSDPQSWYPKADNQEFIPFTKKRVGVDRAYPLKPVFHRKFHSTSGAAIDGDQNVSPRPPEPRGFPYSSVGSRNWVNSSGARAVAATREERAMADPTRTEWVQIQRLEAAGESLQEEIRRKETLLREKLKKTEEELRRIQKEKEQAKENENRGLQRMTLPRKGVKGNSNTTYKSTFTPEFGAEEVFSRHRREDETRGWPQENSSPLQFSDDGIQKLKRERLVASNNKIRELVLESPKEFSQSLEVPGSALQGSTSNSSLPTAPDSSVSTCSTEEPELGECRHCGRKFLLLRLERHSNVCSRVQSSKRKVFDSSKARAKGTELEQFLNWKGPASVKVTRLTLLGRATGDRSTSRSSVPSVRLERSSRSLPKVGTLQTCLLSCLQKTQIIFSVLTAVATLPPRWPSGTFPSVRPSRTGLHLQGGITVERTAAEASLVIQKALLLFSSTREQKNLMENRTVSYLPHPSAELKPVRDPHGKWQEAKGSLSFPLRYHLGLMCLVIALRTDG; via the exons ATGGCTGGACTCCAGTTGGCGCCGCGTCTGCCTGTGGGCGTTATGCTCCCATATAATAAAGCAGAAGCTCCAGGACTCCTCTCAGCTAAGCAAGCGCCCTGTGACAACGGTGACTCTTCTCAGCGGTCCTCAATGGGGCCCCTGAGGAACAATTTCCAGCAGAAGGTTTTGAGCCACAAAGAGCGGACGCTGGAGAACTTCTCCACTCCCTCCAAATGGAACACGTACAGCAAAGCTCGGAGCTACTCCTATCCCCAGTGTGTTGGAATCAGCCAGCAAGATTCAAGAAGCAATCCCCAGGGCCAAGTGAAGGGTTGGTTTTACTCATCAGATCCTCAGTCCTGGTATCCCAAAGCAGATAACCAGGAATTCATCCCCTTTACAAAGAAGCGAGTTGGGGTGGACCGGGCATACCCACTGAAACCTGTGTTCCACAGGAAGTTTCATAGTACAAGTGGGGCTGCCATTGATGGGGACCAGAATGTCTCTCCAAGACCCCCGGAACCAAGAGGCTTTCCATACAGCAGTGTTGGCTCAAGGAACTGGGTGAATTCCTCTGGGGCTCGTGCTGTTGCTGCCACACGGGAGGAGAGGGCCATGGCAGATCCCACCAGGACTGAATGGGTGCAGATCCAAAGACTAGAAGCTGCAGGGGAGAGCTTACAGGAGGAAATCCGAAGAAAAGAGACCCTCCTAAGGGAAAAGctgaagaagacagaggaggaaCTCAGAAGgatccagaaagaaaaggaacaagcTAAGGAGAATGAAAACAGAGGGCTACAGAGAATGACACTCCCCAGGAAGGGAGTTAAAGGTAATAGCAACACCACATACAAGTCCACCTTCACCCCAGAATTTGGGGCTGAGGAGGTCTTCAGTAGACACAGGAGAGAGGATGAAACTAGAGGATGGCCTCAAGAAAATTCTAGTCCACTCCAGTTCTCTGATGATGGAATACAGAAGCTCAAAAGGGAGAGACTGGTGGCAAGCAATAACAAAATCCGAGAGTTGGTCTTGGAGTCACCAAAAGAGTTTTCTCAGTCTTTAGAAGTGCCAGGCAGTGCTCTACAGGGATCCACCAGCAATTCTAGTCTGCCGACGGCACCAGACTCCTCAGTTTCCACCTGTTCTACTGAAGAGCCAGAACTTGGCGAATGTAGGCATTGTGGACGCAAGTTTCTCTTGCTCAGGCTGGAGAGACACTCCAATGTCTGCAGCAGGGTGCAGAGTTCGAAGAGGAAAGTGTTTGACTCCTCCAAGGCCCGGGCCAAGGGCACAGAACTAGAGCAGTTCTTGAACTGGAAGGGACCAGCCTCAGTCAAGGTAACAAG GCTGACCCTCCTCGGAAGAGCAACTGGAGACAGAAGCACGAGTCGTTCATCCGTACCCTCCGTCAGGCTCGAGAGGTCCAGCAGGTCATTGCCAAAGGTGGGAACCCTTCAGACTTGCCTCCTATCCTGCCTGCAGAAAACCCAGATTATATTCAGTGTCCTCACTGCAGTCGCCACTTTGCCCCCAAGGTGGCCGAGCGGCACATTCCCAAGTGTAAGACCATCAAGAACCGGCCTCCACCTCCAAGGAGGCATTACAGTTGAGCGGACAGCAGCGGAAGCCTCCTTGGTCATTCAGAAGGCTCTGCTTCTCTTCAGCAGTACACGGGAGCAGAAGAATTTGATGGAAAACAGAACTGTTTCCTATCTCCCACATCCGTCTGCAGAGCTTAAACCAGTGAGAGACCCCCATGGTAAGTGGCAGGAGGCCAAAGGAAGCCTCAGCTTCCCACTAAGGTACCACCTCGGGCTGATGTGCCTGGTTATTGCTCTAAGGACTGATGGGTGA
- the ACYP1 gene encoding acylphosphatase-1 isoform X2: protein MSMNMADGDTLISVDYEIFGKVQGVFFRKYTQAEGKKLGLVGWVQNTDEGTVQGQLQGPISKVRHMQEWLETRGSPKSHIDRANFRNEKIILKLDYSDFQIVK, encoded by the exons ATGAGTATGAACATGGCAGACGGGGACACCCTGATATCAGTGGATTATGAAATTTTTGGGAAGGTCCAAGGGGTGTTTTTCCGCAAGTACACTCAG GCTGAGGGTAAAAAGCTGGGATTGGTTGGCTGGGTCCAGAACACTGACGAGGGCACAGTGCAAGGACAACTGCAAGGTCCCATCTCTAAAGTACGTCATATGCAGGAATGGCTTGAGACAAGAGGAAGTCCCAAGTCACACATCGATAGAGCAAACTTCAGGAATGAGAAAATCATCTTAAAGCTGGATTACTCAGATTTCCAGATTGTGAAATAA
- the ZC2HC1C gene encoding zinc finger C2HC domain-containing protein 1C isoform X2 gives MAGLQLAPRLPVGVMLPYNKAEAPGLLSAKQAPCDNGDSSQRSSMGPLRNNFQQKVLSHKERTLENFSTPSKWNTYSKARSYSYPQCVGISQQDSRSNPQGQVKGWFYSSDPQSWYPKADNQEFIPFTKKRVGVDRAYPLKPVFHRKFHSTSGAAIDGDQNVSPRPPEPRGFPYSSVGSRNWVNSSGARAVAATREERAMADPTRTEWVQIQRLEAAGESLQEEIRRKETLLREKLKKTEEELRRIQKEKEQAKENENRGLQRMTLPRKGVKGNSNTTYKSTFTPEFGAEEVFSRHRREDETRGWPQENSSPLQFSDDGIQKLKRERLVASNNKIRELVLESPKEFSQSLEVPGSALQGSTSNSSLPTAPDSSVSTCSTEEPELGECRHCGRKFLLLRLERHSNVCSRVQSSKRKVFDSSKARAKGTELEQFLNWKGPASVKADPPRKSNWRQKHESFIRTLRQAREVQQVIAKGGNPSDLPPILPAENPDYIQCPHCSRHFAPKVAERHIPKCKTIKNRPPPPRRHYS, from the exons ATGGCTGGACTCCAGTTGGCGCCGCGTCTGCCTGTGGGCGTTATGCTCCCATATAATAAAGCAGAAGCTCCAGGACTCCTCTCAGCTAAGCAAGCGCCCTGTGACAACGGTGACTCTTCTCAGCGGTCCTCAATGGGGCCCCTGAGGAACAATTTCCAGCAGAAGGTTTTGAGCCACAAAGAGCGGACGCTGGAGAACTTCTCCACTCCCTCCAAATGGAACACGTACAGCAAAGCTCGGAGCTACTCCTATCCCCAGTGTGTTGGAATCAGCCAGCAAGATTCAAGAAGCAATCCCCAGGGCCAAGTGAAGGGTTGGTTTTACTCATCAGATCCTCAGTCCTGGTATCCCAAAGCAGATAACCAGGAATTCATCCCCTTTACAAAGAAGCGAGTTGGGGTGGACCGGGCATACCCACTGAAACCTGTGTTCCACAGGAAGTTTCATAGTACAAGTGGGGCTGCCATTGATGGGGACCAGAATGTCTCTCCAAGACCCCCGGAACCAAGAGGCTTTCCATACAGCAGTGTTGGCTCAAGGAACTGGGTGAATTCCTCTGGGGCTCGTGCTGTTGCTGCCACACGGGAGGAGAGGGCCATGGCAGATCCCACCAGGACTGAATGGGTGCAGATCCAAAGACTAGAAGCTGCAGGGGAGAGCTTACAGGAGGAAATCCGAAGAAAAGAGACCCTCCTAAGGGAAAAGctgaagaagacagaggaggaaCTCAGAAGgatccagaaagaaaaggaacaagcTAAGGAGAATGAAAACAGAGGGCTACAGAGAATGACACTCCCCAGGAAGGGAGTTAAAGGTAATAGCAACACCACATACAAGTCCACCTTCACCCCAGAATTTGGGGCTGAGGAGGTCTTCAGTAGACACAGGAGAGAGGATGAAACTAGAGGATGGCCTCAAGAAAATTCTAGTCCACTCCAGTTCTCTGATGATGGAATACAGAAGCTCAAAAGGGAGAGACTGGTGGCAAGCAATAACAAAATCCGAGAGTTGGTCTTGGAGTCACCAAAAGAGTTTTCTCAGTCTTTAGAAGTGCCAGGCAGTGCTCTACAGGGATCCACCAGCAATTCTAGTCTGCCGACGGCACCAGACTCCTCAGTTTCCACCTGTTCTACTGAAGAGCCAGAACTTGGCGAATGTAGGCATTGTGGACGCAAGTTTCTCTTGCTCAGGCTGGAGAGACACTCCAATGTCTGCAGCAGGGTGCAGAGTTCGAAGAGGAAAGTGTTTGACTCCTCCAAGGCCCGGGCCAAGGGCACAGAACTAGAGCAGTTCTTGAACTGGAAGGGACCAGCCTCAGTCAAG GCTGACCCTCCTCGGAAGAGCAACTGGAGACAGAAGCACGAGTCGTTCATCCGTACCCTCCGTCAGGCTCGAGAGGTCCAGCAGGTCATTGCCAAAGGTGGGAACCCTTCAGACTTGCCTCCTATCCTGCCTGCAGAAAACCCAGATTATATTCAGTGTCCTCACTGCAGTCGCCACTTTGCCCCCAAGGTGGCCGAGCGGCACATTCCCAAGTGTAAGACCATCAAGAACCGGCCTCCACCTCCAAGGAGGCATTACAGTTGA